A stretch of Gemmatimonadaceae bacterium DNA encodes these proteins:
- the purF gene encoding amidophosphoribosyltransferase, with amino-acid sequence MCGIFGVHGHPDATHIAQLGLYSLQHRGQESVGVVSIDPQGTAHAVRSMGTLSDTLARELSKIPGISAVGHTRYSTAGSSTIENAQPVVARSKGGYITLAHNGNLINAAELRMELEDNGSIFSSTNDSEVIVHRLAKSNAPTPAERLADALNGVEGAFSLIVAMGDTLLAARDPRGWRPLAMGKLGDAIVFASETCALDIVGATILRDVEPGEIVSVRGGEIQSSFPMPKRDLHRCVFEFVYFARPDSRVYGGSVDRARRALGRRLAQECPAPAAELVFSVPDSSNSAALGFAEESGLPYELALIRNHYVGRTFIQPTQAGRDAKVKVKYNPVREVLDGKSVVMVDDSIVRGTTTRGLVALVRAAGAREVHMRVSSSPVTGPCYYGIDTPSREELIAANYTTDEIAKHLGVDTLGYLSLDGMLESVPSGPHGFCHACFSGDYPTPPPTDPDKLRFGCGC; translated from the coding sequence ATGTGCGGTATATTCGGAGTTCATGGCCACCCTGACGCGACTCACATCGCGCAGCTTGGGCTTTATTCACTGCAGCATCGCGGACAGGAATCGGTCGGCGTCGTATCGATCGACCCGCAGGGCACCGCACACGCGGTCCGCAGCATGGGGACGCTCTCCGACACGCTCGCCCGCGAGCTGTCGAAGATCCCCGGCATCTCGGCCGTGGGCCACACGCGGTACTCGACCGCGGGATCGTCGACGATCGAGAACGCGCAGCCCGTCGTCGCTCGCTCGAAAGGCGGCTACATCACCCTCGCGCACAACGGCAACCTGATCAATGCCGCCGAGTTGCGCATGGAGCTCGAGGACAACGGCTCCATCTTTTCGTCGACGAACGATTCCGAGGTGATCGTCCATCGCCTCGCGAAATCGAACGCACCGACGCCGGCCGAACGATTGGCCGATGCCCTCAATGGTGTCGAGGGCGCGTTCAGTCTGATCGTCGCGATGGGCGACACGCTGCTCGCGGCGCGCGACCCGCGCGGCTGGCGTCCGCTGGCCATGGGCAAGCTCGGCGACGCGATCGTGTTCGCGTCGGAGACGTGCGCGCTCGACATCGTCGGTGCCACGATTCTGCGCGACGTCGAGCCTGGCGAGATCGTGTCCGTGCGCGGCGGGGAGATTCAATCGTCGTTTCCCATGCCGAAGCGCGATCTGCATCGGTGCGTATTCGAGTTTGTGTATTTCGCGCGCCCCGACAGCCGCGTCTACGGCGGCTCGGTCGACCGCGCGCGCCGCGCACTCGGGCGGCGGTTGGCGCAGGAATGTCCCGCGCCGGCCGCGGAGCTCGTGTTCAGCGTGCCCGACTCGTCGAATTCCGCCGCGCTCGGATTCGCCGAGGAGAGCGGCCTGCCCTACGAGCTCGCATTGATTCGCAATCACTACGTCGGCCGCACGTTCATTCAGCCGACGCAGGCCGGGCGCGACGCCAAGGTCAAGGTCAAGTACAACCCGGTGCGTGAAGTGCTCGACGGCAAGAGCGTCGTGATGGTCGACGACTCCATCGTGCGCGGCACGACGACCCGCGGGCTCGTTGCACTCGTGCGCGCCGCCGGCGCGCGCGAGGTTCACATGCGCGTCAGCTCATCGCCCGTCACCGGGCCATGCTATTACGGGATCGATACACCGTCGCGCGAAGAGCTCATCGCCGCGAACTATACGACCGACGAAATCGCGAAGCACCTTGGTGTCGATACGCTGGGATATCTCTCGCTGGATGGAATGCTCGAATCGGTCCCATCCGGCCCGCACGGCTTTTGCCATGCGTGTTTCTCAGGCGATTACCCGACGCCGCCCCCAACGGATCCCGACAAGCTGCGGTTTGGCTGCGGCTGCTAG